Proteins encoded within one genomic window of Dyadobacter chenhuakuii:
- a CDS encoding LOG family protein encodes MSEEAKPTNAELIDVSLMNPAVPEDEKRIKEAFEDRNWNEIKSADSWVVFKVMAEFVEGFDKLAKIGPCVSIFGSARTLSSNPHYKTAEDIAAKLVRHGYGVITGGGPGIMEAGNKGAREQGGKSVGLNIKLPFEQHSNIYIDPDKNINFDFFFVRKVMFVKYSQGFIVMPGGFGTLDEMFEAMTLIQTKKIGRFPIVLVGSSYWTGLLDWIKGTMLTEGNINPEDMKLISVVDTPDEAVKVIDNFYNKYMLKPNF; translated from the coding sequence ATGAGTGAAGAAGCAAAGCCAACCAATGCGGAATTAATAGACGTTTCCCTGATGAACCCCGCTGTTCCCGAAGATGAAAAGCGAATCAAGGAAGCATTTGAAGACCGGAATTGGAATGAGATAAAAAGTGCAGATTCCTGGGTTGTGTTTAAAGTAATGGCCGAGTTTGTCGAAGGGTTTGACAAGCTGGCGAAAATCGGGCCTTGCGTTTCTATATTCGGGTCGGCGCGGACGCTATCCAGCAATCCGCATTACAAAACGGCCGAAGATATTGCAGCCAAGCTCGTAAGACATGGATATGGCGTAATTACGGGCGGTGGGCCCGGGATTATGGAGGCGGGTAACAAAGGTGCGCGTGAGCAAGGCGGAAAGTCGGTTGGATTAAATATTAAACTCCCTTTTGAGCAGCATAGCAACATTTATATCGATCCTGACAAGAACATTAACTTCGATTTTTTCTTTGTACGAAAAGTAATGTTTGTTAAATATTCTCAGGGATTTATTGTTATGCCTGGCGGATTTGGAACGCTCGACGAAATGTTTGAAGCGATGACGCTGATCCAGACCAAGAAGATCGGCCGCTTCCCTATCGTGCTTGTAGGAAGCAGTTACTGGACCGGTTTGCTCGACTGGATCAAGGGAACAATGCTGACCGAGGGCAACATTAATCCCGAAGACATGAAACTAATCAGTGTTGTAGACACGCCGGATGAAGCCGTGAAA
- the rbfA gene encoding 30S ribosome-binding factor RbfA gives MESKRQQKVGRQIQKDLGEIFQKDAHHLTNGSFVTITAVRVTPDLSIARAYLSFLPDKNKSILLETIQENTKFIRQKLGERVRHQLRIVPHLQFYMDDTAEYAAKMDLLFSDIVIPPAQPDEDDESN, from the coding sequence ATGGAATCTAAAAGACAACAAAAAGTAGGGAGGCAGATTCAGAAGGATCTTGGGGAGATATTTCAAAAGGACGCACATCATTTGACGAATGGCTCTTTTGTTACCATTACAGCCGTGCGTGTTACGCCAGATCTGAGCATTGCAAGAGCATACCTGAGTTTTTTGCCCGATAAAAATAAGTCGATATTACTGGAAACGATTCAGGAAAACACCAAATTCATTCGTCAGAAACTGGGCGAAAGGGTGCGTCACCAGCTTCGGATCGTGCCTCATCTTCAATTCTATATGGACGATACTGCCGAGTATGCAGCCAAAATGGACCTGCTATTTTCGGATATTGTTATTCCACCAGCTCAACCGGACGAGGACGACGAATCCAATTGA
- a CDS encoding ABC transporter permease: protein MHLSYRIAVRYFFSRNKRSFISVIARIAMAGVAVGTMAMVVVLSVFNGMEDLNRKIFKTFDADVKITPAEGKRFKTDNALIQKVRSVEGVRLVTQVVEDNALAQYGNQQIIVRLKGVDSTFQRQGQLDTAIIEGTLKLYGQGGTPYGIIAEGVRNALSISLEDIITPLQLMYPKTGSKTLNLTSSEAFNHLLLRPGGIFFIETRYDDYVIAPIALVEKLMGYEGERSSLEVQVMPGYKEGKVSRRIADQLGDRFVVRDRDSLNSDLLRAIRLEKLFVAITLSFIILVAAINIFFSLSMLAIEKKKDVSMLYALGATPGLIRRIFLAEGAIVALSGALAGLGGGILLCVLQLKYGFVSMGMATSLVDAYPVKLIWEDILYTGVIVVIITMLVSYIPARRAAEAGRILPT, encoded by the coding sequence ATGCATCTTTCGTACAGGATCGCTGTCCGCTATTTTTTTTCCCGGAACAAACGCAGCTTCATCAGCGTCATAGCCCGCATCGCGATGGCTGGCGTAGCAGTTGGAACCATGGCTATGGTCGTCGTGCTTTCTGTTTTCAATGGAATGGAGGACCTGAACCGAAAAATCTTCAAAACCTTCGATGCGGACGTTAAGATCACGCCCGCAGAAGGCAAAAGGTTTAAAACAGATAATGCGTTGATTCAAAAGGTCAGATCCGTTGAAGGCGTCAGGCTGGTTACGCAGGTTGTGGAAGACAACGCGCTTGCCCAGTATGGTAACCAGCAGATCATTGTGCGGCTCAAAGGCGTTGACAGCACATTTCAGCGGCAGGGGCAGCTCGATACGGCGATCATCGAAGGAACATTAAAACTTTATGGCCAGGGCGGCACGCCGTATGGCATCATTGCGGAAGGCGTCAGGAATGCTTTATCCATTTCTTTGGAAGACATTATTACGCCATTACAATTAATGTATCCCAAAACCGGCTCCAAAACCTTAAACCTGACCTCTTCAGAAGCATTTAACCACCTTCTGCTGAGGCCCGGCGGCATATTTTTTATAGAAACACGTTACGACGATTACGTGATCGCACCAATCGCATTGGTTGAAAAGCTGATGGGATATGAAGGTGAAAGATCTTCGCTGGAAGTGCAGGTTATGCCAGGTTACAAGGAAGGAAAGGTAAGCAGGAGGATTGCGGATCAATTGGGTGACCGGTTTGTGGTCAGAGACAGGGATTCGCTTAACTCCGACTTGCTTCGTGCGATCCGTCTGGAAAAACTTTTTGTGGCTATAACCTTGTCTTTCATTATTTTAGTAGCTGCGATCAACATTTTCTTTTCGCTCAGCATGCTGGCTATTGAGAAAAAGAAAGACGTTTCCATGCTCTATGCATTAGGCGCCACGCCGGGGTTGATCCGGAGAATTTTTCTTGCGGAAGGAGCAATTGTGGCTCTGTCTGGTGCGCTGGCTGGGCTTGGTGGTGGAATTTTGCTATGCGTATTGCAATTGAAATATGGATTTGTTTCAATGGGAATGGCAACGTCACTGGTGGATGCCTATCCCGTTAAATTAATATGGGAAGATATACTCTATACGGGCGTTATCGTCGTTATCATAACAATGCTGGTGTCGTATATTCCTGCCAGGAGAGCAGCAGAAGCAGGGAGAATCCTGCCGACCTGA
- the rpiB gene encoding ribose 5-phosphate isomerase B produces MRKIAIGSDHAGFPYKEPVINWLTTNGFEVKDFGTYSADSADYADFAHPVASGVESGEFEKGVLLCGSGQGVCITANKHQGIRAALVWDLPLAALARQHNDANIICIPVRFIELETALASVGAFLATEFEGGRHQTRVDKIAC; encoded by the coding sequence ATGAGAAAAATTGCTATCGGTTCGGATCACGCGGGTTTTCCATATAAGGAGCCGGTTATCAACTGGTTAACGACGAATGGTTTTGAAGTGAAGGATTTCGGCACATACAGCGCCGATTCTGCTGACTATGCCGATTTTGCCCATCCCGTGGCTAGCGGCGTTGAAAGCGGCGAGTTCGAGAAAGGCGTGTTGCTTTGCGGCAGTGGCCAGGGCGTTTGCATTACGGCCAACAAGCATCAGGGAATCCGTGCAGCGCTGGTTTGGGATTTGCCATTGGCAGCATTAGCACGCCAGCATAACGATGCAAATATTATTTGCATACCCGTTCGATTTATCGAATTGGAAACGGCACTGGCAAGCGTAGGCGCATTCCTGGCGACGGAATTTGAAGGTGGCCGTCACCAGACCCGGGTGGATAAGATCGCCTGCTAG